The segment TATTTGTTTCGCCGATTGTTTTATCTTGCATCGTCGCGTGTGGCTATCGCGGGCCTTTGAGTTTTCGGTAGCCGCGGATGAAGCACAGCATCGCTGCTTGTAGAAAGAACCACCCGGCCGTCGCCACGGCGAAACGGAGCCCTCCAACCGCGTTACTGATTGCGAACGCGACTGCGATCCAGGCGGTCGCGATCATCATGCTCAGGATGGAAAGCTGAAACCTGGGCCGCTCCGTCGTGACCAGATAATCTCCATTGGCAAACTTGCCAGAAGTGCGAGCGGCTCCGAAAGCTCCGAGCGACATCGCGAGAACCGGCCCGAGGATGCCGATCGCAATCAACTGTTCAACGTCGACTCCGAGATCCAATGAGAACAAAACCCACACGGTCGGGATGTAGCCCGCGAGACTTCCAGCAGAGACGGCGGCAGATTTTGCATCCAGCGGATAGCCCAGCGACCAATTCATGACGATGATCAACGCAATGGAAAACATGCCTGTGAAAGCGCTTATGATCACGCCGAAGGCTGCTCCAACGATTGAAACCATCCCCATCAACATCAAAGCTTCCGACGGGGCTGGAGAGAACGATCCGAAAAACAGCACTGAGAAAACGGTGGCGACAACGCAAAGGCAAAACGGATAGAAGCTTCCTGCTGCGATGATGCCAAACAGCCCTCCTGCAACATAGCTGGCCTGTTCTTCATTCTGGATGTAGACCGGAGTGGCCAATGGTTTGGAGGAATCTTTCACAGTTGCGAACCGCGTAGAAGACGAGCAATGCACATCAATTCTACGCAGGGTGGTTCGGAACTGTTTCGGGAAATCGCACGCGTCGCCAGTTATCGGCCCTTAAAGTTCAAAACGGGCCTTCGTTTTTCGACGATTCGAACAAGGTCCCTCTGAGACTTCATGACTTCGCGGATATTCTTGTATGCCGACGGCGCCTCATCAATCAGCCTGGCCGAATTGCGTTTGTCGAACCAGACGCCGTTCATCTCGCGGCGAAACGTCTTGCTGGGAATTCGTTTCGCGGCCTCCTTTCGGCTCATCGATCGCCCTGCCCCGTGAGAGCAGGAATTCAGGGCGTCCTCGTTTTCGCGACCGGCGACGGCATAGGTTGTCGTGCCCATCGAGCCCGGAATGATGCTCTGTTGATCTGTTAGCAAACGTTGGGCTCCTTTTCGGTGAACCCAAAACTGTCGTTCGCCAAACGATTCTCTTTGGACGTGGTTGTGATCCAAATGAATCATCGTGTTGCGATGCACGTCGAAGTCCAATTTCGAAAGCACGTCCCGTTCGATGGCATCAAGCATCGCCAGTCGATTCGCGGCGGCGTATTGCCGAGCCCATTGAAGGTCATTCAAAAGATGTTCTCCGGCGATGGAATCAGCGTCAAGAAATTTAAGTCCTGAAGCGGAATCCGTTTCGGCATCTCGAAGATGGAAAGCCGATATGGCTTGACCGATCGCCCGAGAACCACTGTGAATCAGCAACCATAGCTGCTCCTCCTGGTCACGCTGCAGTTCGACAAAATGATTGCCCCTTCCCAACGTTCCCAATTGCCAGCGACCTTCTCGAGAGAAAACCTTCTGTAGCGGCGCCGCAGAAAGTTCAATGTCGAATTCCGGGGTGACTGCCACTGAGCGTTTGCAGTTGGGTACGGCGCGATAGAGTCCAGCGAGCAACCTGGCGGCGATGGTTTCGTCGATGTGTTGCTCGCGCAAACGGACCGTCAGATATCCGCAGCCAATGTCTCTGCCGATGCACTGTGGGTAGATCAATCGCTCGGACGCGACGACCACTCCGTTGCAAACATCGCCCGCAAGATGAACATCCGGCATTACGGCGATGCGGGCAACGCCTTCTGCTTTCGCCAGCCGCTGAAGCCGTTGTTCAATCGCGGCGTCCAGTTTGTGAGGCCCCCATTTTCTGATCGAAGCTTGACTACTCATTGCCTGGTCCTCCCGAGTTTGCCTGAGAAACAGAGAACGTCAGGTTAGGCACACGTTTGCGATGAATCGCTCGTGAAATTTCGAACTGCAGCCGTGCAGTTTGGTTCCGGATCGCGATGAGTGCGGTGTCTGGATCGAAATCTGTGAGGTCGCATTCGACGTGGATCAGCAGGCAGGAGCTGTCCGGCGCTGGCACGACCCCGACCAGAAACATTGACTGCACGATTGAGTCGTCGCAGTCGTTGAGGCACAGGTTGAGCGTGCGTGCGACTTGTTGGCAAAGCTGTTTGGTCTTTCGGTTTTCCTTTCGGTTGCGTTTGGATTTGAAGTACGTTCGTGGATCGATTCCATCGTCTTCGTTAATTTCTCCGCACAGTTCCAACATGGATGCGCGCAGTTTCTCCGTCTTAATTTTTCGTTTCATCGTATACCTGAAAAAAAGAGTCGCTGGTTTGGCAGCGAGAGTGCGATTGGAAAGAAGGGCGGCGCGAACCGCGGCACTCAGTGAACAGGCGCAGGAGATGGGTCGCTCGCGAAATGGAGCTTCGGCGAACGGCTACAAGTCGCGAACTGCGTCAAAGAGCACGGCAGGTTCGCGGGTTGCAATTTTTGGCTGGTATTTCACGGGACTGTCCTCAAAGATGAAATATGGGGCACGGTCTCCACTGTGGATTTGTCCACAAATCGGAGCCACTGAACCGCGTAGGACCAGACCCGTTCGCTGAGCAAAGGTTCGCGCGCAAGAGCATATGGACAGAATTAATAAGCGAACGGAACTTGGCCACTGGCTGGATGCCAATGCCGCACGCGGTCAAACTACGCCGGCTGAACCAGACTGCCGTAATCGTCTTGTGCCGCAAGGACTTCAAACCGTCGACGCGTCGAATCGGCTTGTTCAAAAACAGACGCCAGGCTGATGCGGTCAACAAATCCGCCAGGGTTGAGCAATGTCAGTGCTTCGACTCGCTTTTCCGGATCGTTCATGTCCGTGATGCGAATTCCGTCGCCGTTGACATTGAAACGACCATCAAGTTCAAGGCGAATCAACAGGTCATTGCCCAATCGCGCGAACGTCATGTCTTCCTGGATCGAATCGTAGTCGTACATCCCCTCGATGCGAATCACATCCAGCCCGCCCGACGGCAAACTTCCGCCATCGGCGGTCGGAGTCGCCTCCCGAATCACGTCCTGATGACTCGCGGGTCGGAAAATGTAGTAGTCATCGCCACGTCCCCCTTCCAACCTGTCGTTGCCCGGTCCGCCGCGGAGAACATCGTTGCCACCATAGCCTGCAAGTCGATTGTTTTCCTCGTTCCCGACAATTCCATCGTCGCCGAAACCACCCAGGCCATCCAGCAGAATTGCATCGGGTCCGTTTTCAACGACGCGATAAACATTTCCTTGCACCGAACTTGCAGAGCCTTGCCGTAGATCAATTTCCACCGGATCCACAGAACCGGTTGCGGAAATGTTGTAGCGTTTTGAACTGCTGTAATGAGTTGCAAGCAGAGCCTGGGCCAATGGTTCGTCTCCGTTGAGCCGAACGGTGTAGATCGAACCTGAGTTCGTTTGAGAAGTGTTCGTCACCGCGCCCTGAAAGATCGTCGCTCTATCGGCCGCAAGCGGCGTCGTCGGATAAACGTCTTCGAATCCCGGTTCCACCATTGTGCCCATCACCGAAGTCAGTCGGTCGACCGAATCAGAGACCTGCATGCCGATTCCTGTGCCGACGGCCTGAAGAAGTTGATACATGCTTTGGGCCGAACCATCAAACAGGTCGGAAGTCGAATTAATGATCACATCGTGCCCGCGTCCTTCTCCCGGAGCGTAAGCAATCAAGGGTTGGTCCGGGCCAAGGTCAGCTTTGAAGACGTGCATGGCAATCGCCGAACCGCCTCGGCTCACGTTGATTCTGGACATGTCATTCCAGCGAAAAACAGCCCTGCTGAAACTCGTCCGTTCTTCTTGTGTCAGTTCTTCAAAGCTTTCAAACTGGGGGTCGTCGGCGTATTCAGCCGGAAGCGTGTCAGCGAACTGATACTGAAGGTAGGTGCTGTATGGATCGGCCGCCAGCTCTTCCGATATGATCTCTGGAATCACTTCAACGTCGGCAACCCGGATGTGCCCCCAGTCCTGCTTGACCCCGGTTCCGTAGATTCCTCGAAGGTAAAGGTCGCCCGGCGTTTCAGACGATTCTGCGACAGAAATTTCAGCCCATTGATCGGGCGTGACTTGAGTCAAAGTGTTTGGCTCAATCGTCAGATCACCAGCTTGCAGCCGAACTTCCGAGTAAACTTCCAGCGGCAGCCCTCGGAATCGGTAGGCCACGTTGCTGGTGTTGAACCACTGGGAAATCTCCGACATGGTCAGTGTCTTGTAGGCCGCATTTTGGCGGATCGAAAAGGAATATCCGCGCGGCTTTGGCACATCGGAGGTAGGGTCGCGAGCGACGAAATAGTGATCGCCCGTCTCCGTCGCGTAAAAGTAGGACTTCTCGCCGTTGCTCACCAGGTCATTGAAGTCAACCTCCGCCCCGCCGGGCCGACGCATCGTATACTTCGCGTTGAAATAGTTGCTGTCAACTTCATACCACGAATCGGCACGCAAGTGGATTCGATGAAAGTCAGCGTCGCCATCGAAGTCGATTGCGTTGCGAACATGGCCTCTGCCGGCGATGAACTGAACATTCCAACCCGTTGATGTATTTCCTCCTGCCCGGTCTTGCAGAGACTGTGTTAACTGCCAGGCACCGATGTTGTCGTCCTCACTGTTAACCAGAACGTAGGCCGCGTCGCTGGCATTACCGAAGGCTCGCAAGTTGACTGTCGTTCCTGCCGGATAGGTTTGCAGCAGGTTGCCGTTGGTGTCGTAAGTCGATAGCTGAGCATCGTCGAGCGGGCGATTGCCATACGATTCCAGATTGAGCTGATAGAACGCGTAGGGCTGAAGGTCAATTCGGAAGATGTCGAAGTCATCGGCGTCTTCGATCGCTCCGACCAGTGATCCGACGCCGAACGAATTTGCCGCACCAAAAGTTGTCGCAGGATAGTCGTCCCGATAGATCGGTGCGGCCTGCCAGTCACCGTATCCTTCGACCGACACGAAAACATCCCCGGCGGAATCGGCCTGGAATCTGTACGCGTCGTCGTCGATCAGGTTCCCGTCCAGGTCGTAAATCTGAATGCGTCGAATCTTGTCCGTTTTGTCGAATGTATACGTGAACCCGCGATCCATGTGGAAGCGGAACCAATCCTCATCGCCTTCCCAGTCATTTCGCCCGAAAGCGACCTGGCGAAGATGCATTCTGGCTGTCGTTGCCGTCGAGCTAATATAGTCGTCGAGATTGGGAATCCCCAGCAAGTACGTTCCTTGCGTTCCCTTACCCGATGCGCTCAGATAATAAGTCCCCGTGTCCGTCGGTGTGAAAGAGATGCGGGCATTGCTGCCTTCGCCCGAGTTGTCGTCTTCTGCAAGTAACTCGATCGAGTTGTAAAGTTTCAAATGCGGATCGACCAGCGTGGAACCCTGCGCTCCGTTGCTGGCGTAACCGAGTAAGTCGATCTGGTACGTCGTGCCGGCGCGCAAGCGAACGCGAAACATGTCCGCATCACTATCGGTCGTGATGCTGCCGGCGTGTCGCTGCCCGAA is part of the Mariniblastus fucicola genome and harbors:
- a CDS encoding RtcB family protein — encoded protein: MSSQASIRKWGPHKLDAAIEQRLQRLAKAEGVARIAVMPDVHLAGDVCNGVVVASERLIYPQCIGRDIGCGYLTVRLREQHIDETIAARLLAGLYRAVPNCKRSVAVTPEFDIELSAAPLQKVFSREGRWQLGTLGRGNHFVELQRDQEEQLWLLIHSGSRAIGQAISAFHLRDAETDSASGLKFLDADSIAGEHLLNDLQWARQYAAANRLAMLDAIERDVLSKLDFDVHRNTMIHLDHNHVQRESFGERQFWVHRKGAQRLLTDQQSIIPGSMGTTTYAVAGRENEDALNSCSHGAGRSMSRKEAAKRIPSKTFRREMNGVWFDKRNSARLIDEAPSAYKNIREVMKSQRDLVRIVEKRRPVLNFKGR
- a CDS encoding pre-peptidase C-terminal domain-containing protein, with translation MNDDFAGDITTTGRYQVSGNPLLVSSDFRDDSDWFLVSGFQKFMDYRITVFLPPGDLEPIYGYVRVGIFDANENALSETYQQFRTQHDYTHVQNSGQRFLGITARNTGYYRSQVLVADITGDTRQTSRDFQPNFGQRHAGSITTDSDADMFRVRLRAGTTYQIDLLGYASNGAQGSTLVDPHLKLYNSIELLAEDDNSGEGSNARISFTPTDTGTYYLSASGKGTQGTYLLGIPNLDDYISSTATTARMHLRQVAFGRNDWEGDEDWFRFHMDRGFTYTFDKTDKIRRIQIYDLDGNLIDDDAYRFQADSAGDVFVSVEGYGDWQAAPIYRDDYPATTFGAANSFGVGSLVGAIEDADDFDIFRIDLQPYAFYQLNLESYGNRPLDDAQLSTYDTNGNLLQTYPAGTTVNLRAFGNASDAAYVLVNSEDDNIGAWQLTQSLQDRAGGNTSTGWNVQFIAGRGHVRNAIDFDGDADFHRIHLRADSWYEVDSNYFNAKYTMRRPGGAEVDFNDLVSNGEKSYFYATETGDHYFVARDPTSDVPKPRGYSFSIRQNAAYKTLTMSEISQWFNTSNVAYRFRGLPLEVYSEVRLQAGDLTIEPNTLTQVTPDQWAEISVAESSETPGDLYLRGIYGTGVKQDWGHIRVADVEVIPEIISEELAADPYSTYLQYQFADTLPAEYADDPQFESFEELTQEERTSFSRAVFRWNDMSRINVSRGGSAIAMHVFKADLGPDQPLIAYAPGEGRGHDVIINSTSDLFDGSAQSMYQLLQAVGTGIGMQVSDSVDRLTSVMGTMVEPGFEDVYPTTPLAADRATIFQGAVTNTSQTNSGSIYTVRLNGDEPLAQALLATHYSSSKRYNISATGSVDPVEIDLRQGSASSVQGNVYRVVENGPDAILLDGLGGFGDDGIVGNEENNRLAGYGGNDVLRGGPGNDRLEGGRGDDYYIFRPASHQDVIREATPTADGGSLPSGGLDVIRIEGMYDYDSIQEDMTFARLGNDLLIRLELDGRFNVNGDGIRITDMNDPEKRVEALTLLNPGGFVDRISLASVFEQADSTRRRFEVLAAQDDYGSLVQPA